The genomic DNA CAGTAATCTTGCCTCCGCAGTAAATATCTCATCATATCTAAATTTCATACCTttattttgggagaaatttgcATCAAACACCAAAGCAGCATCTTTCCTCACTTGCGTTTGGCCAAAGAGTGTGAATAGGCCcactgctgcagtttttgtgcgtgtgtgtgtattttacttgatAATAAACTGACATCAAACTAAGTGTTTTAAGTATTCTAAATACAAGATAATAAAGTATTTTGTTACAAAGTACATCTTATATTTTCTGCTCAGCTAAACACGAATGACAAAACTCAGAAGTTACTGAATAACTATTCTAAATAAATCGAAGTGAAACGCTGTCTATCTTGTGATCTACATGATGTAACCTTTGGATTATAACTCCATGAATATTATTACTCCCTCCTCCTGTCGGCCCCTCAGTCCGCTCCCCTGCTCAAACTTTGCCCTGCTGTGCGTTAAGgagttttattgtgaaatttgACCGGAAGTCGTACTTTTGTAACTGTTCGCAGCCCTGTGGACATCTCTcttcaaacttttctttttctttttcttttttttttttttttttgcatgcaggCAGCCTCGCAGTAAAGCCCTGAACACACGTTGAATCCTGACTTTCAGCTCCTTCGTGCGGTTCCGTCATGACTCGTTCATACCGGGCGGCGGACCTGAGCACCGCCGCCCTGCCTGCTGTGGCAGCCGGTGTAAAGGGCGCACTGCAGCGGTCACAGGGGTCCTGCTGATCGATCGTTTAATATTAACTCACTGGATCCGTCAGATGATTAACAAGCTTGGTAATGGCTGGTGAAGGCAGATAGGATCGATTTCTCCGTCCGGACGCACTCTGATCTTTATAAACAGGACAGGAGGTCGTCTGATGCTCTGACAGGCCGCCTGCTTTAACTGGATTAACCAAATGAATTATGCCCCATCTTCATATTTCCTCACGAATGGAACACGCACGTTGAGGCGGTGGCACCATCACAGGCCCAGAAAGACCCTGCCTCCCAGATTTACCCCAAGACTTCAGCCTTTCAGGCTTCAGTGATGCACTACATACAGCAGAGACAGTAAAGCAGAACGATCAGATGGTGTGATGAGAAATCTTTGCATGCACGCCTTCCATAATGAAAAACTAAACTCTTTAATGGAGCATAGCAAGTACTTTCTGTTGATAGCAGGCCCACTGATCTCCAAATGAAAGGACTCAGAGCAGTGACAAAATACAAAGTGCTGCTGGAAAATAATTGCTAAACTGAGTGCTGCTTAGACAAACAcgtgatttcttttttcatttttctgtcacaaTGTGCACAACTGAGAGCAGCCACCACATCTTTTTTCTCCAAATAACtcaaattcatacagtatactACAGTACACAGGCCCGGCATGATGCAGCCCTGCGCccaggaaaagaaaacacactctcaTGCTCTCTCCAACTCAAATTCAACATATTAAGTTCACTCGTGGAATCAAGGCGGCGTCAGTATTCATCTAAGTTATCAGCTTTGGGGATGGACAGTCCTCGGTCCTTCAGGACCTGCATTTTGACCTTCTCCGTCTCCTGTTTGGCTTGCTGCTGCAACCGCTGCTCCTCCAGGATCTCTTCGATGGACACCTGCTGCAGGAGTGTGTCGCAGGGCTTATCCACGTCCTGCGGAGACAGGGACATTTCGTCTGTCAGCGGCTCGTAACAAACTCttcacatactgtgtgttttaatacaCAGTTCAAACCAGCTTGAACATGAGCTGCTCTGTGCTTTGCTGTGACTGGTTCAGCCACTCAAAAGGATGTTTAAAGTGCAGACTGTTCGCTCTCACCTCACATGACAACTGCAGATTAGGGCTTAACATAAGAATCGTCATAACGTTAAGTATGCAAATATATTACATGTGGATGTTGTCTGATTTGACTACTGCTGGCTGACCGTGATCACCCAGTATCCCACTACATGTCTGAAAAGGCACCAGTCCTACCCAACCGCAAACCTACCCTGCCTGCACACCAGCAATCAGAATATCAATAAACGAATAATGAgtaataaataattaatgaaatgaaactgaagtgGCAGCTCAGGTTGCTGCAAATCTCTCCGACCAGAGACGATGCTGACCTCTCCTGGAGCTCTGAACTCGTCCTCACTGACTGCATGAGGTGCatcctctgcagcagtgcaggCTGTGCTGCTGTCCAAACGCAGGCTGCGGCTGAATGCACGATGCCTTTTTAGAGAGTGAGATATGGAGTCCGCGTTCATGAAGTCGTGTTAGCACTGTGTGCAGGCCTAGAGGGTCTGACACTGTCACTGCGATGTTCCTCCACCCAATCACAGAAGGGCATGATGATGGATGTTTCTGCTACTGTAATTCTTCCATTTAAGTCTGGCTAAAGCTCAttgtactgtttgtttgtttgtttgtttttttacatttttaagtattttatcCCTCTTTCCAACAGCGTGTGGAGCAACTGCAACAAAGCAATTTCCctgcagggatcaataaagtttgtctgaatctGATGGATGAACACATTGCAGGAAAACACACGTCAGCATCCCGTCCTGCCTGTCTGcatcctccagcagcacaggTGATGATACAGCAAAGCcatcacacaaaaacaatgagccTTGACTGAGGCCCAGTTAATATTATAACAGTAAATGATCAACCTCCCACTGTTGTATAACTCCagttttttaatcattttagcCGCTTCTAACGTCCAACACGCAGAAATAAAGGACACTTACGATCTCTCCAAGCAGCACCACATTCTCTCCCCTCACGATGAAGATTCCTCTGGGGATGTCACCAAATTTTTTCCCCACGTGGATGCGTTCAACTGTCTGATGAAAAACTAAATTGGCTGGGGGGGACGAGAGGAGCAGGTTAGAGAAACAAAGCATAGAGGACAACACTTTCCAGAGTGAAACCGCAAACATCAGATGGTGGGAATCGTGTGGATGTTTGGATTGAGGCTTTAAGGAACTGGCTGAAATGCTCTGGTTCGTGTTTTGCATCCCGTGTGAGTAAAACAAGTGGAGATAATGAGATGAAGTTTACCGAACTGATCAATGCTTCTGAGGTAACCGATCAGCGTCCTGCCATCCCGGAGCAGCACCAGGTGCTTTTCTGCAGGACACAACCGACACAAACGCGTTTAGTCACAACATGAAACGGTTACAGGACACCCAGTTTGTGTCTGACACACGATGCCACATCTTGAAACCATTTTTCACCGAaccacctccaccacacctCGGATCCTCCTCGGACTTACTGTCGATGTCGTCAATGAGGCTCGCCGTCCCTGGTACGTAGTTCATCTTGGGCTGCTGTTTATTTGCTTCGTGTGTCTTTATGTAAACGTCAAGCCATGAATGTTTCAAAATATGTTTCTTTTCAGAGGAGCACAGGAAGCGTCTTTATGCACGCTCGGGATAAACTTCCTGTAGACGTTTAACCCTTTGAGTGCTGCCGACCAATTAAAATTCTCTTCGTGAATTTTTTAAGTACCCGTGCTTTAAGAATCCACCTTTAAATAAACGTAACGCTAAAGTCTGATTGTTTTTGAAGACTAAAATAgtaattaataatgaaaaaataacaaattttTATGACCTTTTTCCTATTGGCCAATAGCGTCTGCCGACGTACGTGTGACACCGAAGATCGTCTATACGTAAACGACTGTGACAGATTCGGAACACAACACTTTTACTCCTGCAGCTATTCTTTTATCTAAATTCAActacatttttcattaaaacacaaccaaacactAAAGTGGACCTTAATAGACCGCAAAATCTCACGTCTTTACTCGATATGAgtaaaaatgacagcagagtCTACCGCCTTTCGCGGTGCCAGAAAATGGAGTCGGGGTGAgacctctgtgtttttctcctgctcttGATTAAAGAGACATGACAGAATTACCGGAGCTCGTTGTCATTCAATCATTTCCTGAGTCCAATCAAGCGATCGCCGCTTGTGTAGAAAAACGGCAGCCCCGTCGTTAACAGTAGACTAACAGGCGGCTCGGACAGGGGACTTGTTAAAGGCTTGTTAAacgtttcattttttttaacaatggcGGAAGGCAGGACGGTT from Chaetodon trifascialis isolate fChaTrf1 chromosome 6, fChaTrf1.hap1, whole genome shotgun sequence includes the following:
- the lsm1 gene encoding U6 snRNA-associated Sm-like protein LSm1; the encoded protein is MNYVPGTASLIDDIDKKHLVLLRDGRTLIGYLRSIDQFANLVFHQTVERIHVGKKFGDIPRGIFIVRGENVVLLGEIDVDKPCDTLLQQVSIEEILEEQRLQQQAKQETEKVKMQVLKDRGLSIPKADNLDEY